The Persephonella sp. IF05-L8 genome contains a region encoding:
- a CDS encoding ATP-binding protein produces MDNSECTICGGLGWIIEKNGVKKCVCRYTDITDTLFKRMNIPNRYRDKDLANFIPSKKHGHGFILTRIEDYINSDDYQKGKGLFLVGKPGVGKTHLAIGILKEFFRRKGVVGLFYDTRSLLFKLKSSFDGSASAREILEEVIETPILVLDDLGSERLSDWARDILHYIIINRYNELKPIIITSNIELKSQKKGDEDILENTLEERMGSSIASRLSEMCEVLPVKGEDKRGSRLTTNEVKR; encoded by the coding sequence ATGGACAACAGCGAATGTACTATATGTGGTGGGCTTGGTTGGATTATTGAAAAAAATGGTGTTAAGAAATGTGTTTGTAGATATACTGATATAACGGATACACTTTTTAAAAGAATGAATATTCCTAACAGATACAGAGACAAAGATTTAGCTAATTTTATTCCAAGCAAAAAGCATGGTCATGGATTTATTTTGACGAGAATTGAAGATTATATAAACTCGGATGACTATCAGAAAGGAAAAGGTCTTTTTCTTGTTGGAAAACCCGGAGTTGGAAAAACTCATCTCGCAATTGGGATTTTAAAAGAGTTTTTTAGGAGAAAAGGAGTGGTAGGGCTTTTTTATGATACCCGTTCACTTTTATTTAAGCTTAAATCTTCTTTTGATGGCTCAGCCTCAGCAAGAGAAATTCTTGAAGAAGTTATAGAAACACCAATTCTTGTTCTGGATGACCTTGGTTCAGAAAGACTTTCAGACTGGGCAAGGGATATATTGCATTATATTATTATCAATAGATATAATGAGCTAAAACCTATAATAATTACATCAAATATTGAATTAAAATCCCAGAAAAAAGGAGATGAAGATATTCTGGAAAATACCCTTGAGGAAAGAATGGGAAGCTCAATAGCTTCCAGACTGTCCGAAATGTGCGAAGTCTTACCTGTGAAAGGAGAAGACAAAAGGGGAAGTAGATTAACAACAAATGAGGTAAAAAGATGA
- a CDS encoding TetR/AcrR family transcriptional regulator, which yields MFTESMENLTTKEKIVRIGAEIIVKEGLRKFTAKNIADRLGITDAAIFKHFKSMDEIILEIINSYVSQCSRSAIEAVEKGETVKEKLEFLLKAHIKVLEDTRGAVPVLCFEFSRSEDSQFKELLNEFVQSYKEKISTIVKQGQEEGFIKRNLNPEEVAMFFLGSIQAKVFAYVISKKEGRIIEDPDEFIEMIFYGIMER from the coding sequence ATGTTCACTGAAAGCATGGAAAATCTTACAACTAAAGAGAAGATAGTCCGAATAGGTGCTGAAATAATAGTTAAAGAAGGATTAAGAAAATTTACTGCAAAAAATATAGCCGACAGACTGGGAATTACAGATGCCGCCATATTCAAACATTTTAAATCAATGGATGAAATAATTCTGGAGATTATCAACAGTTATGTTTCACAATGTTCAAGAAGTGCAATAGAAGCTGTTGAAAAAGGAGAAACTGTCAAAGAAAAACTGGAATTTCTATTAAAAGCTCATATAAAAGTTCTTGAGGATACAAGAGGGGCTGTCCCAGTTTTATGTTTTGAATTCTCAAGGTCTGAAGATTCCCAGTTTAAAGAACTTCTTAATGAGTTTGTGCAAAGTTATAAAGAAAAAATATCCACCATTGTAAAACAGGGTCAGGAAGAAGGATTTATCAAAAGGAACCTAAATCCCGAAGAAGTGGCTATGTTTTTCTTAGGTTCTATTCAGGCAAAAGTATTTGCTTATGTTATATCTAAAAAAGAGGGACGTATAATAGAAGACCCTGATGAATTTATAGAAATGATATTTTATGGGATAATGGAACGATAA
- a CDS encoding DHHA1 domain-containing protein: protein MEKVVCVYHGNCTDGTTAAAVLLKKYPNCKLFPFEHGYDDDMLNQLFENVDKDTVVYIVDFSLRKEDLEKLLQKAKKVINIDHHISVKKILEETAKKYPNFEYVFDNTKSGASLTWKYIFGSEPPWIIKYVEDQDIWTWKYGEKTKYVNLYLLPLANKPQEVLELLDKPIEELIEKGKIIASFSDYLINRFVERAKETPLKIGDYIVKGFNTNFFQSEIGNILATKYNQAVALFNFSGTDVKFSFRSNTGQKPDALELAEILGGGGHRNAAGALVSIEDFLKMIEMAVEEKSNVH, encoded by the coding sequence ATGGAAAAAGTTGTATGTGTATATCATGGCAATTGTACAGATGGAACTACAGCTGCAGCAGTTTTATTAAAGAAATATCCAAATTGTAAGTTATTTCCCTTTGAACATGGATATGATGATGATATGTTAAATCAGCTCTTTGAAAATGTAGATAAAGATACTGTTGTTTATATAGTTGATTTTTCCTTGAGAAAAGAGGATTTAGAAAAACTCCTTCAAAAAGCAAAAAAAGTCATAAACATAGACCACCACATCAGTGTGAAAAAAATCCTTGAGGAAACTGCAAAAAAATATCCAAACTTTGAGTATGTGTTTGACAATACAAAATCTGGGGCTTCACTAACATGGAAATATATATTTGGTTCTGAACCACCATGGATTATTAAATACGTGGAAGACCAGGACATCTGGACATGGAAATATGGAGAAAAAACAAAGTATGTAAATCTTTATCTCCTGCCTTTAGCAAATAAACCGCAAGAAGTATTAGAACTTTTAGATAAACCAATAGAGGAACTCATTGAGAAAGGTAAAATAATTGCTTCTTTTTCCGATTATCTAATAAACAGATTTGTGGAAAGGGCAAAAGAAACACCACTTAAGATAGGAGACTACATAGTTAAGGGCTTTAATACAAACTTCTTTCAGTCTGAAATTGGGAATATCCTTGCTACAAAATACAATCAGGCTGTTGCACTTTTTAACTTTTCAGGAACTGATGTTAAATTTAGCTTTAGAAGCAATACAGGTCAAAAACCAGATGCTCTTGAATTGGCAGAGATTTTAGGTGGAGGAGGCCATCGAAATGCAGCAGGGGCTCTTGTTTCTATAGAAGATTTTTTGAAGATGATTGAAATGGCAGTGGAGGAAAAAAGTAATGTTCACTGA
- a CDS encoding ribonucleotide-diphosphate reductase subunit beta, translated as MKKLQFIGKTSVRDNIRLSENPRYPVFKEIYTKQKKAVWFPEELNIQQDVLDYKSLTPTEKDLFDTSVGYFASSELLVQNVLGNGFFPVLTDPYAKMSFSTQMFMENIHSDFFEIILNSFEMDRKRIYNITLEDKLLQEKQELIIRAVDRITYGKADPDTLEGKKQILTAILLNNIIQEGMFFYSAFAHFFAMKDTGKMKNVVSGVELILIDESLHLQNGIEAILTIVEENPEIVDDEKFVDNIRETIIDAVELELNYLKTKFGGTTIFGVSYKELEKYMKYIADRRLEELGFDPQFKIDQNPLKFLQKEDVKKIVNFFEVSNTEYQNF; from the coding sequence ATGAAAAAATTGCAATTCATTGGGAAAACATCTGTCAGAGATAATATCAGGCTCTCTGAAAACCCAAGATATCCCGTATTCAAAGAGATATATACCAAACAGAAAAAAGCTGTCTGGTTTCCTGAGGAATTAAATATACAACAGGACGTTCTTGATTACAAATCTTTAACACCTACAGAGAAAGACTTATTTGATACATCTGTGGGCTATTTTGCTTCTTCTGAACTACTGGTTCAAAATGTTCTGGGGAATGGATTTTTCCCAGTTCTGACAGACCCTTATGCAAAAATGAGTTTTTCCACACAGATGTTTATGGAAAATATTCACTCCGATTTTTTTGAGATAATTCTTAACTCCTTTGAGATGGACAGAAAAAGAATTTATAACATAACACTGGAGGATAAATTACTTCAGGAGAAGCAGGAGCTTATTATTAGAGCCGTTGACAGAATTACTTACGGAAAGGCTGACCCTGACACACTTGAAGGTAAGAAACAGATATTAACGGCAATCCTACTAAACAATATTATTCAGGAAGGTATGTTCTTCTACTCAGCATTTGCCCATTTCTTTGCAATGAAAGATACAGGAAAGATGAAAAATGTTGTTTCAGGAGTTGAATTAATACTAATTGATGAATCCCTGCACCTGCAAAATGGTATAGAAGCTATACTTACCATTGTAGAGGAAAATCCTGAAATAGTAGATGATGAAAAGTTTGTTGACAATATTAGAGAGACAATCATTGATGCTGTTGAACTGGAGCTTAATTACCTGAAAACAAAATTTGGAGGAACAACTATATTTGGTGTTTCTTACAAGGAACTGGAAAAATACATGAAATACATAGCTGACAGAAGACTTGAAGAGCTTGGATTTGACCCTCAGTTTAAAATAGACCAGAACCCACTTAAGTTCCTGCAAAAAGAAGACGTGAAGAAAATTGTTAATTTCTTTGAAGTATCCAATACAGAATACCAGAATTTCTAA
- a CDS encoding ribonucleoside-diphosphate reductase subunit alpha — protein MQRIVVKRDGTEEKFQMKKLINAIFALLEGMDIPDDYEIVFKVAKELDLKIPERVTTQELDTLVLKAIEQLIPKHYIYDTLAAKQLLKLINREIDKRFSSFKEAIEFGVKEGLYKKELLDFDIDYLEKNIDYSRDTLLDYFGMTTLKDRYFTRDREGNIIEKPQWFFMRVAMGIGNNEEEVLKVYNKISKLEYLHSTPTLYNSGTSTNQYSSCYVNVIDDSLESIMDKAKETAFLAKYAGGVGTDVTRLRATGSKIHSLNAKSSGPIPFIKIFDTIVNAIQQGGRRRSSQVMYMQPWHYDIDAFLDLRETTGNPYFRTPSLNTAVWMPDEIMRRIKEGEPLYLFDPAECPELVESWGDEFTKKYFECIEKAETGKLKLWKKIDSQDWFKRYLFKLAKTGHPWLTFKDRHNEHNPCPEYSVINSSNLCTEISIPNSTESTAVCTLASVNLSKHLNEDKTDIDWDKLKDTIETMVMALDNILDKNYYPSEESRKNTMDLRPLGIGLMGFAETLIELGIPYDSDEAVEFAEKVAKFMRDTAYTKSEELAEEKGAFPHYEEMKEKGKPYPYPPRRNAVLLAIAPTASISIIAGTTSSIDSYFSNVYSRDTLSGKFIVVNKQLMKKLEELDMWNEEMAEKIKANGGSIQYIDELDGKINKALFKGAYEIHPKRQINIAAAFQKYVDQAVSKSIYIEEDLRGDMFDIYMYAWEKGLKSTYYCFIDKTVKGEKYTQKVNKRGTRRGFGLRKTKEETPQTTIEDDIQEIERMAREKYGDEVVDKVKSGDIDACPTDPLLNKICPSCE, from the coding sequence ATGCAAAGGATAGTTGTTAAGAGGGATGGAACAGAAGAAAAATTCCAGATGAAAAAGCTGATTAATGCTATATTTGCCCTTCTTGAAGGAATGGACATTCCTGACGATTATGAAATCGTGTTCAAAGTAGCAAAAGAGCTTGATTTGAAAATACCCGAGAGGGTTACAACACAGGAACTTGATACACTTGTCTTGAAAGCTATTGAACAGCTAATTCCAAAACATTACATATACGACACCCTTGCTGCAAAACAGCTTTTAAAATTGATTAATAGGGAGATAGACAAAAGATTTAGCTCTTTCAAAGAAGCTATTGAGTTTGGAGTAAAAGAAGGGCTCTATAAAAAAGAACTGCTGGATTTTGATATAGATTATCTGGAAAAGAATATTGATTACTCAAGAGATACCCTCCTTGATTACTTTGGAATGACGACCTTGAAAGACAGATATTTTACAAGAGACAGGGAAGGAAACATAATAGAAAAACCCCAGTGGTTCTTTATGAGAGTTGCAATGGGAATTGGTAATAACGAGGAAGAAGTCCTGAAAGTCTATAACAAAATCTCTAAACTGGAATATCTCCACTCTACACCAACCCTTTACAACTCAGGAACTTCCACAAACCAGTATAGTTCGTGCTATGTAAATGTTATAGATGATTCTCTTGAGTCAATAATGGACAAAGCCAAGGAAACTGCCTTCCTTGCAAAATATGCTGGTGGTGTCGGAACTGACGTTACAAGACTTAGAGCAACCGGCTCCAAAATACATTCCCTTAATGCAAAATCCTCGGGACCAATACCATTTATCAAAATATTTGACACCATCGTAAATGCCATACAACAAGGTGGTAGAAGAAGAAGCTCACAGGTTATGTATATGCAGCCATGGCATTATGATATTGATGCTTTCTTAGACCTGAGGGAAACAACAGGAAATCCGTATTTTAGAACACCATCTCTAAATACCGCTGTCTGGATGCCAGATGAAATAATGAGAAGAATTAAAGAAGGAGAGCCTCTTTATCTATTTGACCCTGCAGAATGTCCGGAGCTTGTTGAAAGCTGGGGAGATGAGTTTACTAAAAAATACTTTGAATGTATAGAAAAAGCAGAAACAGGGAAATTAAAACTCTGGAAAAAGATAGATTCACAGGACTGGTTCAAAAGATATCTGTTCAAACTGGCCAAAACAGGTCATCCATGGCTTACATTTAAAGATAGACACAATGAACACAACCCATGCCCAGAATATAGTGTCATAAACTCCAGCAATTTATGCACAGAAATAAGTATTCCAAACTCCACAGAAAGCACTGCTGTATGTACACTTGCATCTGTTAATCTGTCCAAACACTTAAATGAAGACAAAACAGATATAGACTGGGATAAGCTGAAAGATACAATAGAAACAATGGTTATGGCACTTGACAACATCCTGGACAAAAACTACTATCCATCAGAAGAATCCCGTAAAAACACTATGGACTTAAGACCTCTGGGAATTGGTCTGATGGGATTTGCAGAAACATTGATAGAACTGGGTATACCTTATGACAGTGATGAAGCTGTAGAGTTTGCAGAAAAAGTGGCTAAGTTTATGAGGGATACTGCTTATACCAAGTCTGAAGAACTGGCAGAAGAAAAAGGTGCATTCCCACACTACGAAGAGATGAAAGAAAAAGGCAAACCATACCCATATCCTCCGAGAAGAAATGCAGTCTTACTTGCCATTGCACCAACAGCCTCTATTTCAATAATTGCTGGAACAACATCCTCAATTGATAGCTACTTCTCCAATGTTTACTCAAGGGATACTCTCTCAGGTAAGTTTATCGTTGTGAACAAACAACTTATGAAAAAACTTGAAGAGCTTGATATGTGGAATGAAGAAATGGCAGAAAAGATTAAAGCAAACGGTGGCTCAATCCAGTATATAGATGAGTTAGATGGCAAGATTAATAAAGCACTGTTTAAAGGTGCTTATGAGATACATCCAAAAAGACAGATAAATATAGCAGCAGCGTTCCAGAAATATGTTGACCAGGCAGTATCCAAATCTATATATATAGAAGAAGACCTTAGAGGAGATATGTTTGATATCTATATGTATGCCTGGGAAAAAGGTCTTAAATCCACTTACTACTGCTTTATTGATAAGACAGTCAAAGGCGAAAAATATACACAAAAAGTTAACAAAAGAGGAACAAGAAGAGGTTTTGGCCTGAGAAAAACAAAAGAAGAAACTCCACAAACAACAATAGAAGATGATATCCAGGAGATTGAAAGAATGGCAAGGGAAAAATATGGAGATGAAGTCGTAGATAAAGTTAAATCAGGAGATATAGATGCCTGTCCAACAGACCCACTTCTAAATAAGATTTGCCCAAGCTGTGAATAA
- a CDS encoding Crp/Fnr family transcriptional regulator, which produces MKIDIFPHLNEEEFSQLQKISHLKKFTKGDIIFYEGDIPEFLYYLIHGVVKVFKTNFSNGRDITLNYILPGCFVGEFAAIKEIPFPISAEMETDGEVLLIEKKPFFNMLKGNFKLEWEFMKLLASKIQKNYEYCENLVEKNAKKKILKFLRDHEDLFFTLNKNKIASILNVSPETLSRTLKELKEEGLIIERTVIKVNKQKIQEILEDMQ; this is translated from the coding sequence ATGAAAATTGATATTTTTCCTCATCTAAATGAAGAAGAGTTCAGTCAATTACAAAAAATATCCCATCTTAAAAAGTTTACCAAGGGAGATATTATTTTCTACGAAGGAGATATCCCAGAATTCTTGTATTACCTTATACATGGTGTGGTTAAAGTTTTTAAAACGAATTTTTCAAATGGTAGAGATATTACTTTGAATTACATATTACCCGGATGTTTTGTTGGAGAGTTCGCTGCTATAAAAGAAATACCTTTCCCTATATCTGCTGAAATGGAAACAGATGGGGAAGTTTTGTTGATAGAAAAAAAACCTTTTTTTAATATGCTTAAAGGTAATTTTAAACTGGAATGGGAATTTATGAAACTTTTAGCCTCTAAAATTCAAAAAAATTATGAGTACTGTGAAAATCTGGTTGAAAAAAATGCAAAAAAGAAAATTCTTAAATTTTTAAGAGACCATGAAGACCTGTTTTTCACCCTCAATAAAAATAAAATTGCATCTATTTTGAATGTATCTCCCGAAACCTTATCCAGAACATTAAAAGAGCTTAAAGAGGAAGGGCTTATTATTGAAAGGACAGTTATAAAGGTTAATAAACAAAAAATACAGGAAATTTTAGAAGATATGCAATGA
- a CDS encoding c-type cytochrome: MRKFLSILAITGLVVSIAAAEDVAKQVEELANKYGCGGCHAVDKVKQGPPYRIVAKEYKGKPNAKETLVKSILGGSMMKWQKLSKKYGIKIKAAYMPAQHGVDKEKAEKIVDLILKLDTK, translated from the coding sequence ATGAGAAAATTTCTATCTATATTAGCTATTACAGGATTAGTAGTATCAATTGCTGCTGCAGAAGACGTAGCCAAGCAGGTTGAAGAGCTTGCTAATAAATATGGATGTGGCGGATGTCACGCTGTTGATAAGGTTAAACAGGGACCACCTTATAGAATAGTTGCAAAGGAATATAAAGGAAAGCCAAATGCAAAAGAGACCCTTGTTAAAAGTATACTTGGTGGTTCCATGATGAAATGGCAAAAATTAAGCAAAAAATACGGCATCAAGATTAAAGCAGCATATATGCCAGCCCAACATGGAGTTGACAAAGAAAAAGCAGAAAAAATTGTTGATTTAATTCTTAAGTTAGATACTAAGTAA
- the nosZ gene encoding Sec-dependent nitrous-oxide reductase: protein MKSKVKLALFSAVTAGLLSLPSQAQSPAEKVYVPHGKHDEFYAFLSGGYNGQLSVYGLPSGRLLKVIPVFSVFPMNGYGYSEETKAMLMTSHGFIPWGDTHHPELSQTNGVPDGRWIFINENNTPRVARIDLKTFETTEILEIPFSAGNHASTFVTPDTKYITAATRFSIPIPQKDVPIAEYKKYFKGTLTFIRADQPGKMDIAFQILVPGYDYDLAHCGKGPSYGWCFFTSYNTEQAHTLLEINASMRDKDYIAAVNWKRAEECIAQGKYKEVKTKYAHNYRPDEGDRIARTEWKTSVKWIIPKECPGVVYYLPTPKSPHGVDVSPDGEYIIGGGKLATVIPIHSFSKMINAIKNKQFAGEVDGIPILKYEAINHCELPNPCLGPLHTEFDGKGHAYTSCFISSDVVYYDYKKCKILGHVPTYYSVGHLMIPGGDSAKPWGKYLLPMNKITKDVFLPTGPELPHAGQLYDISVNVETTKPQFLLDLAELGEPHYAQAIPAKILAPKTTKIFELEKNTHPYATKSEEEAKVVRKGNEVHIYMTAIRSHFTPDNIEGIKVGDTVYFHVTNIEQDWDIPHGFAVFGARNTNLLIMPGETLTLKWKPQKPGVYPFYCTDFCSALHQEMQGYVRVSPADANVPIKYGTGEEMHVVK, encoded by the coding sequence ATGAAATCTAAAGTCAAGCTGGCACTGTTTTCGGCAGTGACAGCTGGGCTTCTTTCTTTGCCATCACAGGCACAGAGCCCAGCAGAAAAGGTTTATGTGCCCCATGGTAAGCATGACGAGTTTTATGCTTTTCTATCAGGGGGTTACAATGGGCAGCTCAGTGTTTATGGGCTTCCTTCAGGTAGATTATTAAAAGTTATTCCTGTATTCTCTGTCTTTCCGATGAACGGTTATGGATATTCAGAGGAAACAAAAGCAATGCTAATGACCAGCCATGGATTTATTCCATGGGGAGACACACACCATCCTGAACTGTCCCAAACTAATGGAGTACCAGACGGTAGATGGATATTTATTAACGAAAACAACACACCAAGGGTAGCAAGAATTGACCTGAAAACCTTTGAAACAACAGAAATTCTTGAAATTCCATTTTCCGCAGGAAACCACGCTTCTACATTTGTTACTCCTGACACAAAATACATAACAGCAGCAACAAGATTTTCCATTCCTATTCCACAGAAGGATGTTCCTATTGCAGAATACAAAAAATATTTCAAAGGAACATTAACATTTATTAGAGCTGACCAACCAGGAAAAATGGATATTGCATTCCAGATACTTGTTCCAGGTTATGACTACGACCTGGCACACTGTGGTAAAGGGCCATCTTATGGATGGTGTTTCTTCACATCATATAACACAGAACAGGCTCATACTCTCCTTGAAATCAATGCTTCTATGAGAGATAAAGACTATATTGCAGCTGTTAACTGGAAAAGAGCAGAGGAGTGTATAGCACAGGGTAAATACAAAGAGGTTAAAACAAAATATGCCCATAACTACAGACCTGATGAAGGAGATAGAATAGCAAGAACAGAGTGGAAAACAAGTGTTAAATGGATAATTCCTAAAGAATGTCCAGGAGTAGTTTATTATCTACCAACACCTAAATCACCACACGGTGTTGATGTGTCTCCAGATGGAGAATACATCATAGGTGGTGGTAAACTTGCAACAGTTATACCAATCCACTCTTTCTCAAAAATGATAAATGCTATTAAAAACAAACAGTTTGCTGGAGAAGTTGATGGAATTCCTATCCTGAAATATGAAGCTATAAACCACTGTGAACTTCCAAACCCATGTCTTGGGCCTCTGCATACCGAATTTGATGGAAAAGGACATGCTTATACATCATGTTTCATTTCTTCAGACGTTGTTTACTACGATTATAAAAAATGTAAAATCCTTGGACATGTTCCAACATACTACTCTGTTGGACACCTGATGATACCTGGTGGTGATTCTGCAAAACCATGGGGTAAATATCTCCTGCCTATGAACAAAATTACAAAAGATGTGTTCCTACCAACAGGTCCAGAACTACCACACGCAGGACAGCTTTATGATATTTCTGTTAATGTTGAAACAACTAAACCACAATTCCTGCTTGACCTTGCAGAACTTGGCGAACCACACTATGCACAGGCTATTCCTGCAAAAATCCTTGCTCCAAAAACAACTAAAATATTTGAACTTGAGAAAAATACCCACCCTTACGCTACAAAATCTGAAGAAGAAGCAAAAGTTGTTAGAAAAGGAAATGAGGTTCATATCTATATGACAGCTATCAGGTCACACTTTACACCTGATAATATTGAAGGAATTAAGGTTGGAGATACTGTTTACTTCCACGTAACAAATATTGAGCAAGACTGGGATATTCCTCACGGATTTGCTGTATTTGGAGCCAGAAATACTAACCTCCTTATTATGCCTGGAGAAACACTTACACTCAAATGGAAACCACAAAAACCAGGAGTTTATCCATTCTACTGCACAGACTTCTGCTCTGCTCTCCACCAGGAAATGCAAGGATATGTGAGAGTATCTCCTGCAGATGCTAACGTACCTATTAAGTACGGCACCGGTGAAGAAATGCACGTAGTAAAATAA
- a CDS encoding nitrous oxide reductase accessory protein NosL — protein MKRKIIQTFILLMAPAVIFFLSESCQKKELSPVPINYGQDECAYCRMKITDPRYGSELLLKTGKAYKFDSVECLAAFYMEYKDKNKIHSLWVPDFLTKEFIPAEKALYLRAKDLPSPMGLNLSAFKNKQELEKVKQKYGGEILNWQQVLHLVQKEWLENKHKMHKHQHKHMNM, from the coding sequence ATGAAAAGAAAAATAATTCAAACATTTATTTTACTTATGGCTCCAGCAGTTATTTTTTTCCTTTCAGAAAGTTGTCAAAAGAAAGAATTATCTCCTGTTCCTATAAATTACGGACAGGATGAGTGTGCTTATTGCCGGATGAAAATCACAGACCCAAGATACGGGTCAGAATTACTTCTAAAAACCGGGAAAGCATACAAATTTGATAGTGTAGAATGTCTGGCAGCATTTTATATGGAGTATAAAGACAAAAATAAAATACATTCTCTATGGGTTCCTGATTTTCTAACAAAAGAATTTATTCCAGCTGAAAAAGCCCTTTATTTACGAGCAAAAGATTTACCCAGCCCTATGGGACTAAATTTATCTGCTTTCAAAAATAAACAAGAATTAGAAAAAGTAAAGCAAAAATATGGTGGTGAAATATTAAATTGGCAACAGGTTCTTCATCTTGTACAGAAAGAATGGTTGGAAAATAAACACAAAATGCACAAGCACCAGCATAAACATATGAACATGTAA
- a CDS encoding nitrous oxide reductase family maturation protein NosD: MKKLLCIKAVFLLIITSLYAKTIIVCPNCEISSIKKALQIAQDGDTILIKKGIYKEGNILVKKSVKLIGEDYPIIDGEKKYEVITVKANNVVVKGLIIQNSGKSDIEDIAGIKFFRTKKCRIENCIIKNNFWGIYFAASKEGVIKNNIIEGPARLEYLKSAFGHTIETNFGNGIHLWHCKNMLVEGNHVKNHRDGIYFEFVKNSTIINNISEENLRYGLHFMFSHRDNYINNVFRRNGAGVAVMYTKHVYMARNKFEYNWGTQSYGILLKEIYDSYMYHNIFYKNTTGIFADNTNRTVIIENDFIENGWAIRIWANSQDNLFKHNNFIANTFNVATNSFQNPNKYEENYWSDYKGYDLDHDGIGDVPYRPVSLFGYLTENYPQSIILSRSFFVYLIDLTERMFPMLIPSSLEDKKPLMRRHEWSK; this comes from the coding sequence ATGAAAAAACTCCTCTGCATAAAGGCAGTGTTTCTTCTTATTATCACTTCATTATACGCAAAGACTATAATAGTATGTCCAAATTGTGAAATCTCCTCCATTAAAAAAGCTCTCCAGATAGCTCAAGATGGAGATACTATTTTAATAAAAAAAGGAATTTACAAAGAAGGAAATATTCTTGTAAAAAAATCTGTAAAGCTGATAGGAGAAGATTATCCCATTATTGATGGAGAAAAAAAATATGAAGTTATCACTGTAAAAGCAAACAATGTTGTTGTTAAAGGACTAATTATTCAAAATTCAGGAAAGAGCGATATAGAGGATATAGCAGGAATAAAATTTTTTAGAACTAAGAAATGCCGTATTGAAAACTGTATTATAAAAAATAACTTCTGGGGAATTTATTTTGCAGCATCAAAAGAAGGAGTAATCAAAAATAATATTATTGAAGGTCCAGCCCGTTTAGAGTACCTAAAATCAGCTTTTGGTCATACTATTGAAACCAACTTTGGTAATGGCATACATCTATGGCATTGTAAAAATATGCTGGTAGAAGGAAACCATGTTAAAAACCACAGGGATGGAATTTATTTTGAGTTTGTCAAAAACAGCACCATTATTAACAATATAAGTGAGGAAAACCTAAGATACGGACTTCATTTTATGTTTTCCCACAGGGATAATTATATAAATAATGTTTTCAGGCGAAACGGGGCTGGAGTTGCTGTTATGTATACAAAGCATGTTTATATGGCAAGAAACAAATTTGAGTATAACTGGGGAACCCAGTCCTATGGAATTTTACTAAAAGAGATTTACGACAGTTATATGTATCACAATATTTTTTATAAAAACACCACAGGAATATTTGCAGATAATACAAACAGGACAGTTATAATAGAAAATGATTTTATAGAAAATGGATGGGCAATACGAATATGGGCTAATTCACAGGATAATTTATTTAAACATAATAATTTTATAGCAAATACCTTCAATGTAGCCACAAACAGTTTTCAAAACCCCAATAAATATGAAGAAAACTACTGGAGCGATTACAAAGGATATGACCTTGACCATGATGGGATTGGAGATGTTCCTTACCGACCTGTTTCTTTATTTGGATACTTAACAGAAAATTATCCCCAATCCATTATTCTCAGCAGAAGTTTTTTTGTTTATCTGATAGACCTTACAGAAAGAATGTTCCCTATGCTAATTCCATCAAGTCTGGAAGATAAAAAACCTCTTATGAGGAGACATGAATGGTCAAAGTAA